A part of Streptomyces sp. NBC_01235 genomic DNA contains:
- the lepB gene encoding signal peptidase I: MGDVAVGARSGHDGEDHRGRSVEAADPAADSAVTSENDPVAGGGGPPADEPPRTGGEGSGDSAPKAKKPRSFWKELPILIGIALVLALLIKTFLVQAFSIPSASMENTLKIGDRVLVDKLTPWFGSEPERGEVIVFHDPDDWLAGENTADPNAFQTFLSWIGLMPSAEEKDLIKRVIGVGGDTVSCKGTGPLTVNGKALNEPYVYPGNTPCSQDDQGGQFSVKVPKGHVWVMGDHRQNSRDSRYNQSDKNHGMVPVDQVVGRAIVKAWPLSRWGTLPVPDTFDQNGLGDQSAASAALTVAPQGLALVGVVPVVLWRRRRTEDSETR; encoded by the coding sequence GTGGGGGATGTGGCGGTTGGCGCACGGTCCGGGCACGACGGCGAGGATCACCGCGGACGGTCCGTGGAAGCAGCCGACCCGGCCGCGGACAGCGCCGTGACCTCAGAGAATGACCCGGTGGCGGGCGGCGGGGGTCCGCCGGCGGACGAGCCGCCCCGGACCGGCGGCGAAGGGTCGGGGGACTCGGCCCCGAAGGCGAAGAAGCCGCGCTCCTTCTGGAAGGAACTGCCGATCCTGATCGGCATCGCGCTCGTCCTCGCGCTGCTGATCAAGACGTTCCTGGTGCAGGCGTTCTCCATCCCGTCGGCCTCGATGGAGAACACCCTCAAGATCGGTGACCGGGTCCTCGTCGACAAACTGACCCCGTGGTTCGGCTCCGAGCCGGAGCGAGGCGAGGTCATCGTCTTCCACGACCCCGACGACTGGCTGGCGGGCGAGAACACCGCCGATCCGAACGCCTTCCAGACCTTCCTCAGCTGGATCGGCCTGATGCCGTCCGCGGAGGAGAAGGACCTGATCAAGCGGGTCATCGGCGTCGGCGGCGACACCGTCTCCTGCAAGGGCACGGGCCCGCTCACGGTCAACGGCAAGGCGCTGAACGAGCCGTACGTGTACCCCGGCAACACCCCGTGCAGCCAGGACGACCAGGGCGGCCAGTTCTCGGTGAAGGTCCCCAAGGGCCACGTCTGGGTCATGGGCGACCACCGCCAGAACTCGCGCGACTCGCGCTACAACCAGTCGGACAAGAACCACGGCATGGTGCCCGTCGACCAGGTCGTCGGGCGCGCCATCGTCAAGGCCTGGCCGCTCAGCCGCTGGGGCACGCTGCCGGTGCCGGACACGTTCGACCAGAACGGCCTGGGCGACCAGTCCGCGGCGTCCGCGGCCCTGACGGTCGCCCCGCAGGGTCTCGCCCTCGTCGGGGTCGTGCCGGTGGTGCTGTGGCGCCGTCGGCGCACGGAGGACTCCGAGACCCGCTGA
- the lepB gene encoding signal peptidase I, translated as MGGESTTRTAPHSGGGTSSGPVGSRTGQRLSGLAVALGLVLFLGGFAWGALVYRPYTVPTSSMSPTIDAGNRVLAERIDGGEVRRGDVVVFSDKTWVTNALVVKRVVAVGGDTVSCCTDGKLTVNGKQIEEPYLPAGSLAEIKNFPTVKVPDGRLFLLGDERQGSLDSTAHLTDAAQGTVARSAVKARVDALVWPMDGMLKRPTGFEALGTLSQPGPLRTIGWMIVAGGVLVLGGGAYGPIAKRTSGRRARTRPEPAGAR; from the coding sequence ATGGGTGGCGAGAGCACTACGCGTACGGCCCCGCACAGTGGCGGTGGCACCAGCAGTGGCCCGGTGGGCAGCCGGACCGGACAGCGACTGTCCGGACTGGCCGTCGCACTGGGCCTCGTGCTGTTCCTCGGCGGGTTCGCCTGGGGGGCCCTGGTCTACCGGCCGTACACCGTGCCCACCAGTTCCATGAGCCCGACGATCGACGCCGGCAATCGGGTGCTGGCCGAGCGGATCGACGGCGGCGAGGTGCGCCGCGGGGATGTCGTCGTCTTCAGCGACAAGACGTGGGTGACCAACGCGCTCGTCGTCAAGCGCGTGGTCGCGGTCGGCGGCGACACGGTCTCCTGCTGCACCGACGGCAAGCTGACCGTCAACGGCAAGCAGATCGAGGAACCGTATCTGCCCGCGGGCAGCCTGGCCGAGATCAAGAACTTCCCGACCGTGAAGGTCCCCGACGGCAGGCTCTTCCTGCTCGGCGACGAACGGCAGGGCTCCCTGGACTCCACCGCCCACCTCACGGACGCGGCCCAGGGCACGGTCGCGCGCAGCGCAGTCAAGGCCCGCGTCGACGCCCTCGTCTGGCCCATGGACGGCATGCTGAAGCGCCCCACGGGTTTCGAGGCGCTCGGCACCCTCTCCCAGCCGGGCCCGCTGCGGACGATCGGCTGGATGATCGTCGCCGGTGGCGTGCTGGTCCTCGGCGGCGGCGCGTACGGCCCGATCGCCAAGCGGACATCCGGCCGCCGTGCCCGCACCCGGCCGGAGCCGGCCGGTGCCCGCTGA